The Opitutaceae bacterium nucleotide sequence CCGCACCTACACCTACAAGACCGTGCAGAACCTCGAGATCCAGGCCGAGGTCAGCCGAGCCGATGATGCACTGGAAAGACCTGTCCTCGTTTGGATCCACGGCGGGGCCATGATGAAGGGAGATCGCTTCAACCAGTGGGAAAAGCCCTTTCCCCGGATGATGCTCGAGGCCGGGTACATCATCGTCAGCATCGATTACCGGCTGGCTCCCGAGACAAAGCTGCCGGGGATCATCGCGGATGTGGCCGACGCCTGCGCCTGGGTCCGCGCCGAAGGACCCCGACTCTTCGGCGCCCGGACCGACCGTCTCGCCGTGGCCGGTGGATCCGCCGGCGGCTACCTGACCCTTGCCGCCGGCCACCATGTGACACCCCCGCCAACCGTTCTGGCATCGTTCTCGGGCTACTGCGACCTTGTCGGTCCTTGGGCGACCGGACCAAGCATCGATCCCGAACACCGGGAAAGCGGTCTCGGCCCGGAGGAGATGACCGCCTTCAAGCCCGGCCCGGCCGTATCCAACAAATACGAACGCACCTATGATATCACCCCGGTTTACAACACGTGGCGCCAGAGGGGAGAGTGGCCGTTCGCCCTGACCGGCTGGGACCCGGTTTCGGAAAGAGACAACTACCTGCCCTACCTGAATGATCGCGGGGTGACTCCCGATTACCCGCCCACCATTATGGTGCACGGAACCCGGGACCTCGATGTGGACTACCACCAGGAGATCCAGATGGCCGAGGCACTCGAAGCGGAGGGCGTCTCCCACCAGCTGATCCTGCTGGAAGGCGCCAACCACAACCTGGGCGGTATCGATCCGGGCAAGACGGAGAACGCCCTGCGCAAGGCCATGGCCTTTGTCCGTTTCCACATGGAAGAGTGAATCGCCGGCAGCCTGGAACTCAGAGCCAGGGCATCCACGCTGCAGGTCCGCGGAAATTGCCCGAGGTCCGCGGACAGCAGTCCCCGTCACGCCTGTGGTTTTTCGCCGGGCGGAAAGAGCTTGTGCTCGTGAGGCCAGACGATGGCGCGGCGCTCCGGTGTCAGACGTTCGAGCAATCCCTTTGACGGGCGGTAAGGCAGCCGGAACATGCCCCAGGAGGGACCGTAGCGGTAGACCGCGATGCGCCGCTGGCCCGGATTGACCCGCTTGGCCGAGCCATGTGAGATCGCATCCACGAAGAGAAGGGCGTCTCCTTTTTCCAGGTGAACCTCGACCGCGCCGGTCACCCCGTCGACCGATCGCGATTCCCCCTGTTTCATCGAAGCCCTGTCGAATTCCGGATGCTGGAAATTCGCCTTGTGGCTGCCCGGGATGACCATGGTCCCTCCATCGCCCGGACCGATGTCGGTGAAGGCCATCAGGATATTGATCATCCCGCATTGGAAGAGCCCGTTGTGATAGCGGAACTGGCACCGCTTCGCTGTGTTGTGGCCGCCGGAATGCAGACCGATGGCATCGCCCGGTCCCCGAATACTGGCGAAATTCTCATCGATGAAGAGCTTGCCGTGATTGTAGTCGAAGGTGTTTTCGCCGCCGACAAACCGGGTGACCTTGGCGATCCACGACGGGTGGTCGATCAGGCGCTCCCAGGGCTCGCCCGCTTCGTAGATCTGCTGCACGTTGAGTCCCTCCGTCCCGGTATAGGTGTGCGCGTGGGCATGGCCGCGCCACTCCCCGGGTTTGAGATGCTGCAGGTCGTCGAGGATGGCGTTGCAGTCCGCCACTTCCTTGGGTGAGAGCGCATTCTTCAGGATGATGTAGCCGCGAAGATCGAAGAGATAGACGTCGAGATCGGTCAGGGTTGCTTGCATGGGGAGGGCCGGTTGAAGGGCACGGGGTGAAGAAAAAGCCGGTTGCGGCAGTCCTGCCTTCCCGGTTGTCCTCAGAAAATGTCGGTTGCTCCGCCGAGAACCATCAAATTCGGCGGAATCCGTGGGAATTTCCCATCATACCCCTTTGAAACCGGTGATGCCCCTGGAGTTTTCTCTTTGAGCCGCTCTATGCGGCGAAGGCATGCAGAAAGGTGCCCAACAACCCCTACGCCTGCGGTCCTTCGCCCGGCGGAAAGAGCTTGTGCTCGTGAGGCCAGACGATGGCGCGGCGCTCCGGGGTCAGACGATCCAGCAGAGCCCTGGAGGGGCGGTAGGGATGCCGGAACATGCCCCAGGAGGGACCGTAGCGGTAGACCGCGATGCGCCGTTGGCCCGGATTGACCCGCTTGGCCGAGCCATGTGAGATCGCATCCACGAAGAGAAGGGCGTCTCCTTTTTCCAGGTGAACCTCGACCGCGCCGGTCACCCCGTCGACCGATCGCGATTCCCCCTGTTTCATCGAAGCCCTGTCGAATTCCGGATGCTGGAAATTCGCCTTGTGGCTGCCCGGGATGACCATGGTACCCCCATCACCCGGACCGATGTCGGTGAAAGCCATCAGAATATTGATCTGGCCGCACTGAAAGAGGCCGTTGTGAAAGCGGAACTGGCAGCGCTTCGGTGTATTGTGGCCGCCGGAATGCAGGCCGATGGCATCGCCCGGTCCGCGGATACTGGCAAAGGCTTCGTCGATGAAGAGCTTGCCGTGATTGTAGTCGAAGGTGTTTTCGCCGCCGACAAACCGGGTGACCTTGGCGATCCACGACGGGTGGTCGATCAGCCGCTCCCAGGGTTCGCCCGCTTCGTAGATCTGCTGCACATTGAGTCCCTCGGTCCCGGTATAGGTGTGCGCATGGGCATGGCCGCGCCACTCCCCGGGTTTGAGATGCTGCAGGTCGTCGAGGATGGCGTTGCACTCCGCCACTTCCTGGGAAGAGAGCGCGTTCTTCAGAATGAGATAACCGCGCAGGTCGAATAGGTAGACGTCGAGATCAGTCAGAGTCGCATTCATGGGGTGGATTGGGCGAATAAATCCGGAGAGACAACAGAGTCCAATGGATTCGTCACTTCCAACCATGATCGGGAAAACGGCAGAATCCATCCGTCAGTTTTCCGGTTCGTTCGATGCGCAATAGGGTCGACCTGGCCGGGTGGACCGATCAGGCTGCGTTACCATGAGAACCCCGATTCGAGCCTTCCTCATCGCGGCGGTCGCCACCGGCCTGAGTCCTTCCCTGGTATTGGCCTCGGAGACAGCCGCTCAACCGGTTGCGGAATCCCGGGAGGCCTTCGATCAACGCATGTCCTGGTGGCGTGATGCCACCTTCGGAATGTTTATTCACTGGGGTCCCTATGCCGTTCCGGCCGGCATTCATGCCGGAAAACCGGTCGAAGGCATCGGCGAGTGGATCATGCAGAAGGCCGCCATTCCGGTTTCCGAGTACGAGGACTATGCAAGACGGTTCAACCCGACCGCCTTCGACGCGGACGAATGGGTGCGG carries:
- a CDS encoding alpha/beta hydrolase; translated protein: MRFRLAQAHGPVYNVRMPRIPRRTFPCPAGLYLVFLLLAGPAIGSADAQVTAMKVLLHRTYTYKTVQNLEIQAEVSRADDALERPVLVWIHGGAMMKGDRFNQWEKPFPRMMLEAGYIIVSIDYRLAPETKLPGIIADVADACAWVRAEGPRLFGARTDRLAVAGGSAGGYLTLAAGHHVTPPPTVLASFSGYCDLVGPWATGPSIDPEHRESGLGPEEMTAFKPGPAVSNKYERTYDITPVYNTWRQRGEWPFALTGWDPVSERDNYLPYLNDRGVTPDYPPTIMVHGTRDLDVDYHQEIQMAEALEAEGVSHQLILLEGANHNLGGIDPGKTENALRKAMAFVRFHMEE
- a CDS encoding phytanoyl-CoA dioxygenase family protein, whose protein sequence is MNATLTDLDVYLFDLRGYLILKNALSSQEVAECNAILDDLQHLKPGEWRGHAHAHTYTGTEGLNVQQIYEAGEPWERLIDHPSWIAKVTRFVGGENTFDYNHGKLFIDEAFASIRGPGDAIGLHSGGHNTPKRCQFRFHNGLFQCGQINILMAFTDIGPGDGGTMVIPGSHKANFQHPEFDRASMKQGESRSVDGVTGAVEVHLEKGDALLFVDAISHGSAKRVNPGQRRIAVYRYGPSWGMFRHPYRPSRALLDRLTPERRAIVWPHEHKLFPPGEGPQA
- a CDS encoding phytanoyl-CoA dioxygenase family protein, with the protein product MQATLTDLDVYLFDLRGYIILKNALSPKEVADCNAILDDLQHLKPGEWRGHAHAHTYTGTEGLNVQQIYEAGEPWERLIDHPSWIAKVTRFVGGENTFDYNHGKLFIDENFASIRGPGDAIGLHSGGHNTAKRCQFRYHNGLFQCGMINILMAFTDIGPGDGGTMVIPGSHKANFQHPEFDRASMKQGESRSVDGVTGAVEVHLEKGDALLFVDAISHGSAKRVNPGQRRIAVYRYGPSWGMFRLPYRPSKGLLERLTPERRAIVWPHEHKLFPPGEKPQA